The nucleotide window CCATTCGCATGTAGTAGCTGGATCATGCTCTAtttcagctcaaagtgcccagtgatTTTGGGCTTCATAATACTGGAGGTGACATTAGCAATACTGGGCATCTCCACCTCCTGAACAGCCATATGTTGCTCCTCTGATATGTTCACaagaaattgaacaagtgcctgaagattATTTGTGTCCATTGCTTCCCTCAACCTCTTATAAAATGTTCTTTTAGGTTCAAGGTCAAAGCCTTAAAGTCTGTCCTGGCTTCTGACCCAGCGCATTCAATCAAAGTTCCTGAGATCAGAGCAACAATCAAGTAACGTTAGGCTTGACGAAATAAATAATGAAAGCAAAAACTAGAAAGTAGTCGATATTCAAGTTCCCGACAACGACACCAAAAACATGTTGCTCACAAACGCAtacgcaagtatacatggtcgacaagtaatatagaaTTGTAAGTCCAAATATCatacccacagggacttgtgattaactatcaactaaattaaaccaaacaattaatttattcaagcgaatcctaaagtatgaatatttaactaaaactaatctagaatagtaaactaagaaattaaagaaacaaATTGGCGAAATTTTAGAGTCGAACTCAATGAGAGacaatattctagagctatgtgttagctaacaatcccgttgagtcttctacttaaattatctaattaatttatctggtttagtggtcgacagggttaatattactcgtagccttctcccgaagtactactcgcctattcaaactagcctaacgcctatattcctatggaattaggattaacaagaacacatttataattcccgtataataaccaagcaatgcgatattcctatcctaaccgcaaatctgtTCTCGATACTCGAgttcaagatcttgctctactcaatcttatatgcaatctagaattccctctccctagttcaatcctagattcatagatggttttcaattggtgatcaagtaatcaaataattaagcgcaagattgaataaataaaccaatatgataaaataataagaacaattcaagcttcaaactacaacgttcatgtagcacaccacaactctagaactaataaattATGAAATTAAGAGAAGATAAGATAAGataagaaaaactagttagaagcctcctccaagcgtggtgtgccctccttaggtctaaagcatgtccaaaagtcctcaaaataatgtttttacatgtatttctaccaagtagggttgggccaaGACGAAATCTCCTTTTCCTAGTtgaaataggaaaacttgcaaacttattgcTTTTCATGCGTCGCACTGTGCGTCGCCCAATGCATTTCTTTAGCAGttgcttcttccttgaattttgacgtTCATAAttgatcctcgacccccgaacacgatcctggcttaatcccctgggcttttactcatacttcaaagctccaaatagctcgaataagttccacaatatctacataactcagaatcactcctataaggcataaaacacaAAATAAGTGCAATACACTAGCGATTACATCTCAAACACAATAAAAGTGCAATAAATTAAAGTGTGATAAAcgactaaaatacataattatatcccaccatcagatAGTATATAAATGAAACTTTTCCTTTAAAATATAATTCTAATATTTTAGGAATTTAAATAAGAAATGCTTACTGTTGAAAAGTTCATATTATTTGAGGTCACAAACCAAATCAAGATCAGATGGACTAATTAATAGGTTGTTTGGTCAAGCATCTAATttagcttattttgaaaaatatttttcttttcaaaagcgcttaagtacttttgagaaaaataacttgtgtttgattaattaatttgaaaaatatttttgagtagcaattagtgtttgatcaagcttttaaaaaatatttttaagtatatttttttaaaagtgcttttttgaaagtgcttttggagagaagatATATTTTTCTGCTTTTCCAAAATTGATTCTACTTCTACGCTATACGAGTGCAAACTATTTATTTGGGCAGTATATAAATGAAACTCTTCctttaaaatataattcaaatattTTAGGAATTTAAATAAGAAATGCTTACAGTTGGCCGTTCACTGCacgtaaaaaaattaaaaatgaaaacgCAGCGAGGAAAAGTGATGTGCCGGGTAAAATTGGGAGAAATCGTAGACAAGCGTAGGCATAGCCCACTCCGTCCAATCATCCAATAGGCAGCTGCTGACGTCCCCCCTCTTCCGGTCAGATGTACGGCCAACTTTCCTTTCCCATTCCTTATCCCCTTTCCCCCCGATGTTTCTCCCCTTCACCTCCGGCGCACCTTAGCATCTTCCCCTCTCTCTCTCCAGAACCGATCCGCCTGAACCGGAGACGAACCGGTTTCCAATGGAGAGCCAAACCGCTACCCCCACTAGGCCTCACGCCGGTGGACGTGAAGACTGCTGGAGTGAAGGTGCCACTGAAACCCTAATCGAAGCTTGGGGCGATCGCTACGTCAGGCTTAATCGCGGCAATCTCCGGCAGAAGGACTGGAAGGAAGTCGCTGACACCGTTAACTCCCGTCAAAACGGCGTTAAGCCTCAGCGCACCGATGTACAGTGTAAGAACCGGATCGATACTTTGAAGAAGAAGTACAAGCTTGAGAAAACCAAGTCATCTCCGTCTAAATGGCCGTTTTATAACTGTCTCGATTATCTCATCGGTACCAATAACGTTTCTACCTCGCCGTGTAATAGAAAATTGACTGCCGCGATTACACTTACCGTTAAGTCAAGCTCTAACCCTAACCCTAACTTTGGTGCCGTGAATTATTCCGGCAGTTCATCGAGGATGAATTCAAGTGGTTCAAATTACAGCTCGCACGATGATTTGCCGTTTGGGAGTGGAGGGAGGAAGAATAAAATGGAGTATGTAGGATTAGCGGAGGAAACTACAGCGTACAAGGAGTTGGCGCGGGCAATATTGAGGTTTGGGGAAATATATGAGAGAATTGAGAGCACAAAGCAGCAGCAGATGGTGGAGTTGGAGAAGCAGAGGATGAAATTCACCAAGGACCTGGAGGTTCAGCGGATGAATATGTTCATGGAAACTCAGTTGCAGATTGAAAGAGCTAAACGTCCTGCCAGGCATCCTACTTTGACAGGTGAAATTTCAGATATTTACTGCACTTTTTTGCATTTCTCCTGGCTTTATCTTTATTGATGTAGCTGTTCTTTAGAATGTTGGAATTTATGTCTATCTAGGGTTAAACAGGTTATTACAAAGTTCAGCAAATGAATCTATTTCTCGGTTTGAAAGCTGTAAATGTCCTGAGATGAAACGAATGCTGAAGAACTAGTACAGTAATCTGTTTGAATTGTGTAGTTAAAGGGAATCTTTAGAGTAATTCAGAAACCAACTTGTTGTATGTCCTTAAAAGTAGTGAAATTGAACCAATCCAGAATATCCTGTTCTTTATACGATCAGTTGGATCATACTTGAAGCTAGAGCATTGAATCATCCATAAGAGATCACAGATAATCTGTTACTATGTTTTTCCAGGTCccattttgagtaaaattgtccACGAAAGATGCTATTCATGAGTGCATAACCCCATCATGTTTGCATTTTTTAATGCAAGCTATGGGTTGTAGGCAGTTACATCACTGTTCTGTTACAAGATCCTATAGTTCCCAGCATCTTTCTTCATGCTTTTTTCTTGCCTTTAGGGGCTAAACCAAGAAATTTTTATAACCTAAGTGTTATGTAACCTATGCTTATTTCAAACTTTCTTGCTATTTGTGATTGTGACTGGGTCATGAACTTTGGGAATGTTCCTTTCCAACAATGCGTCTGCAGTCTGGCTTTCCGTAGAGTTAATTGATTTTCTGGAACGTCGCACATTAAAGTCAACCCGCAGTTACATAGATCGTATAGTTCATATGTTTGAAAGATGCGGGTAGAGGATATGTGAGCTGATTAGTAGGCAAGCTTAGGGTTTTAGGCTCTTTTTTCTTGATTCAATTTGATTCCTGTATCTGAAATGTTGCATTGGTCGGTGCTATTAGTTTGTTTTTCTCCTGTATGTCCTTGAATGCACTCACATACATGGGTAATCAACGATGAAAATCCATTGTAATCTAAGTTTCTTTAAAGTCAAGGTCTCACTTGACACACTAGTCATTTCATTTTTTATTCGGAAAAGGGTCAAAAATATCCCTCTACTAttaaaattatttcaaattacccTTTGTTATACTATTTGATCAAAAATAACCTTGCCGTCTAACTATTAAACAAATATGCCCTTGCTTTAATGGAAGAGCCACGTGGAGGGCTTCTAAGCCTTTTTAATCTCCAACCCAAATTAATTGAATCCGACCCATTACTCAACACCCAAAACCCgtaacccataaaatttaaagcCCCTATTTcatttctcttttcaaaaaattgaACCACAGTTTTACGTTCATGTCGAGAATTTTCTAAACCTTCTTACATATTCTTCATCCTAGGTTTTCACCCAAACTAAAATTATTGTTTAACCATGTAAAAATCATTTGCAATACGGATAAGAATGatggtgaaaaatttgggacaCGTCAATCAGTATTGAACAATAAGAGAGAACACATATATATTCTCCAAACAACTGGTTTCAATCATTCATTGAGAAAATTCTGGAGGCTAGTTTAACAAACCTCAATCGCCTGGCTACTACCTAAAATGGAGTTTCTCTTACATTTAGACCATTTCAAGCTAAAATAAAGGCCTCTGGCAGATTACTCCAGACCAAGCTATTCTCGCGAGAGATTGATGGCCAAAGCGATCACTTTTTTTTGAAGTTCTGAAACCACCGAATCCCATCATAGTTGCAACATCAAGGTCTATTCAAGGTTCCTCCTCTGCAGCCTTCTCTTTCTGGGTATCAATACAAATACCAAAGTAACCATCAAAGGAAACTTTGTTAGAGAAAACACTGCTGGACAGGGAGAAATGGGGAGGTATATAAAGTTAAGTGTATGACCAAAGTCTGCCTCATAGTATCCGTACCAAAGTCAACCAAATCAGTCCCAAGTTTACCAAATCTAACATCCAAAAGTAAGCTTCACAAGTACAAaccttcttctctttcttcttttctcgGTGTAGACATTTCCTTTTTTCCTCTTTCTGCTGTTATTTCAACAATCGCTCCTCAAAATCTACAAAAAATTTCTTGACTGATGAAAGAGAACTGAACTATTTGGGTTGAGGGTCTCTGATTTTTAACTCAAGGGGTCTTAAATTTTACGGGTTACCGGTTTTGGGTGTTGAGTAATGGGTCGGATTCAATTATTTTGGGTTGGGGATTAAAAAGGCTTAGAAGCCCTCCACGTGGCACTTTTGGTAAAGTAAGGGCATATTTGTTTAATAGTTAGACGGTAGGGTTATTTTTGATCGAATAGCATAACAGAGGGTAATTTTAAACAATTTTCAATAGTAGAGGGATATTTTTGATCCTTTTCCGTTTTTTATTTCCTTGTTGCCTTGCCAAGAGTTATTTGCTCCTACTTCCGCACTGTAATTTTGTATCACGCAACTATCTCTATATTTTGTTTCTTACTCTTCTGAATTGCCTCTGACGAGAAGGCAATATCCAGAGGTAGATTGTTTACCACTTGTGTGACATTGTCCAATTTGCATCTATGTACTCACGACTTAATTGTCCAAATTCTCGTAGAGTAATCCCTTTCTTGACGCAGATCTATGCAACCATTCAGATACATCGAAGTATATGAATCAAATATATAAAAGTTGCTCTGTTGAAGGAAGGGTCACAAATTTAATCGACCTTTAGCAGCCTAGAAGATTTAGAAAAATGGCTAGAATAGTAGAAAGTCTTCTTCAGAGTAGATGGAGTTGTCAATAGTTGGAGTTTTTGAGGTCAGAATCTCTTTGGATCAAGATGGATCCGATGAGAAGGACCAATCGATCCAAATGTACTGAAGCGATGTCGAAAGATCGTGAACAACTTCCATATAGGCCTATGAAACGGCGTGGTGCTGAAAAATGACTGCTGGTGGATTATGGAGGCACGTGGGAACTCCTATTGTGGCTTGGCTTTTTGGACTTAGTTCACATTAGAATTTTGAGTTGATTGGTACTTACTGATTTATGCACAGCACCCACGGAAAGCAATAAAATCTCCAATAGATGCGACAATAGCCAAAAAATGCACAGGCACTGAAAATTCCTCTCCTAGACATCTCTGATAAATACATGGATTAATTTCACAATAACTTTGATACCGTGTGAGATAAAAGAGAAATAAGGAGAAGAGATTCAGGAAAAACATGAAGACAAATGTAAATTCACACCTTCGATGTATATAGTTACATTTCTCGATGTGGAGTACATTTATGCAATCTTCTATATTACTCCCTCCCTTTCAATTTATGTGTCTTACTttcatttttggtctatttcAATAAGAATGTCTCTTTCTATATTTAGCAAGTTTATAGGAATGACTTGGCATGTTTAAGACCACAATATTTAAAGGGTAATTTTGGTATCTTATACATACCTTTAGTGTGAGAGAcccaaaaaaaattttaaaaaaataaattactgAAACAAAGGGAGTACATATAAGTCTAATCTGTTTAGAACCGATAAAACATGTTGATAGTTGTAAGAAAATACAAGCTGGCCCGGATACTACAGtaataaaaaaatagttgtaAGAAAATAGTAGCAATTTTGGACTGGTATTTCTTTAATAGGAAGCAAAAGTTGATATTTGACGCATAAATCTTGAAGCTAGTCACATGTGGTTAGGTCGGTCAATTTCACTTTGACCAGCATGTTGGCGCCTATGTTgcacggactctccaaaatgatgccgcacccgtgtcggatttttggaggatccgacacacaTTCAGCAACATTTTCGAAGAGTCCAAGCAACACAGGTTGGCGCTTTGTTAACTTACTAAATCCTACTCAATCGCGTTCAATTGAAAATTATGGTAGAATATAATGACCTTTTTAGTGATTTGTCATTACTTCTCCTGGGCACTCAATATTTTCTTTGAGTCAGCACCCTCAGTATTATCTCTCTTTGAAAATTGGCCTAAATCTCTTCTTTGTCGAGTTTACCTCATTCTTTTTAACTTTTTGACCTATCAATTTTGTGGCCTTGGTTAATAAAAGCAATTCATGGTGTTACCACATAAACACCTTCCTTCATATCTCTTGGTTTCTTCAACTTCCCATCTTTGATGGGTTGGTCTAGCTGCTTATCTTAGCTTCATCTGCAACATAGATACAAGAATCACAGGGTTTCTCATTTGTTTTAAAAGCTAATAGAGgtttacatttgacctaaatggTTGAGTTGATGTTATAAGTTCTGGCACTCACTTTATCTTCAAAATTTGGAGCGTGCGGTTCAGTTAAAAATATTTCACAAAAAGGAATCATAAATTTTCCTTGTGGAGCATTGGCTTGTCTGAGCTAGAGTAATATGAACAAAGTGGTCTAATTTATTTCTGGCTATAGCTTCGCCCACACCTTACTCTGGTTTAGgaacaatattaaaaaaaaatactatcaTTAATGCAGGACAATTGTAAGGGCACATTAATAACAAGAAAAGTACAGGGATCTATTTGTTTACAAATGCAATTGCTAGCTTTTGCATTTTTTCCAAcgttttcactttctttttgtttgGTTGGGGGTGGGTGGGTTGGGGGTCAAGTTGTTGTCATCCTTTTTGATgatgttgtttgttttaattgttTTACCTCTTTCTTCCAGTAAGTGCACAAGACTGAGAAAGGAAGAAGACATATGGGATAAGCTATGGTTACTTGAAAATATAGTTATCCATCCCTATGTATGTTTTATATTGAAAATAATCATGACTAATTGCCAAAATTCCGTATACAAAATTGTCATATGGTGTGTATTGTGCGTATTGCCAGGGTAAGAGTATGAGGTTCTATGTTCTTCTTGTACATGGTATTGTGCCACCTGAGGAACAGgatgtatgcattttgacttggaAACAGTAGTGCAATTACCTTTGCAATACTTTTGTAGCATAGGATTCTATCTCCTTCCCTTTCTTTCTGACACGAAAATGACACACTGAACTATTTCTCTATTTGCTTTTATATGTTCACCTTTTTTGTGGTAAGAAAATCTCTCTCTTTACTTTTGATCTTTACCTAATGATTGGAAGTCGGATGTGTTTGTATTGTTGAATGATGTGGACGTTGCTATACACTTGAGTTTTACTTGCTTATTTTCTAGAAAGGTGTACCATTGCTAACCTTCATGTACTTTTCACAGGAAAATAGTTATCTGCAGCAGTTACATCTATTAGGGCAGGCTAGTGCTGCTGACCAAGGGCTAAAGTCACCCGAAGTTGCTTGTAAATTGTTCATGCAGTTAACAGAAGCTCAGGAAACCAAGATTAATGTGTTTGTATTTGGGTCTGCTGTGTTTATGTAGATGATATGTTGATGTGCTAAAACATTAGCTGTAGTAGTATTTATTAGGATGAAGTTTTTTACGCTTTCGTATTACTCAATGTTTTATGAATAACTGGGCTTTTCACGGACTTGTTTACGATCAGTCTGCAATATTGTAGGAACACGGGTATTGAGGTTGTGTGTAACATTCAACTGCCTTGATGCTTCTTTCTCTTGAATGATCAATGTACGTACTTCCATTATTTGCTGCTCTATTAAGCAGGCTACTGTTTGCTTGCTTGCAAGCAGTTGACTAGTGGTTTACATCATTGAGGAAAGGACTGATGGGGGTCTATTATAACCCAGGCTTCTGGGGTATTGTTGTTGgggcagcagcaacaacaaaactATGGCAGGTTTCTATGTCATGGCACATCAGTGGATCATTTCAACTAGCAACCGTGGCCACACTCACGAGTAAGAATTACAGGAACTTTGATTCCTTGTACTGTAGTTGCAAATATGTACCGCCTTCTCAAGGGCAGACAAATGGTCTTAGATTTAATCCTGCAATAACTGAACATTTATCCTTCATGGGTGACTACTAcatatatgcatatgtaagttAGCTGACGAATCTTGATGAGAAACCATTGCTGATGTAACATGAATCCTTGACAATGGAATTGTGGAAGTGTTTTAAACTGAGAGTTCGGGTAACTTGGTTGgggggagaggggggggggggtctagGCTAGCTTGTTATTAATGATCATCTGTGtagtttttatttcaaattaaCTATTGCTGCGATCTTGATGTCTAAAACATGTCCAACATCTTCTCCATGGTTTTACGTCAAATAGAACCGCTAAAGCTCAAATGCATAAACGTTAAACTTATTTTTTCCTGTTTTAACTCCTTTTTATTTAATTGAATGAAATATAATTCTAATGTTTCCTCCAATAATTAAAATGCTACTGGAAAAGGAAAGTGCTGGACCATCTTTAAATTGTGGACTCTTAACCAAAGGAAGTCAACTCattgaaagtgaaaaaggaaatgaaaagaGAACGAAAAAGGAAACAACTGAGCAGTCATTCATTGTGATAAAGCTAAAAACAGTAGCTCATCGTGTTTAAACTATCTAATGTAACAACAACCCACTTTGGAACTTTACGTTAAATTACCCTGCATCAGTAGAAATGGAAATGAATTTTGCAGTCTAATTTCTTTTTTGTTGACAACTTATTACCCCATCACGTCTGTTCTAATAATTACATTAAATGCCATGGAGTTGGAGTTCCATTATCATTCTGGCAAAGTCCTTCAAATTATTAGTACTGCTACTTAATAACAACACTAGATACAGAAGCAAAGAACTAGATATGGGGTACGGGTGATTAATCATGGAAATTGGCCAAACTCATTGGTAGATGCACAATGGCCCATGTCAAATGAATTTTGGACATAGCTATCTAAGTACCCAGCGGTGACAGGAACATCCGCAAAATCAGAAGGCATCACGTTGGCGACATTAAAAGGATCATAATCCAACATTAAGGAACAATTAGTAGTAGGGTTTTGCTTTGCAGCAAAATAAGCAACgcgagttcgagcaagcattaGATCATGTTGTAGCTCCACCATTTTTCGTTGTAACGAAGCTATAGCGCCAATGCAACCGTAAACAGGGTCCCTTAGTCTCACCTCGGCCTCGTAAAC belongs to Nicotiana tabacum cultivar K326 chromosome 6, ASM71507v2, whole genome shotgun sequence and includes:
- the LOC107816045 gene encoding LOB domain-containing protein 21-like; translation: MSSQNHIKVKFEEKAEGMKSNEPRSSSSCAACKFLKRRCTPNCQFAPYFRSDEPKKFANVHKVFGASNVSKILNEVPEDQREDTVNSLVYEAEVRLRDPVYGCIGAIASLQRKMVELQHDLMLARTRVAYFAAKQNPTTNCSLMLDYDPFNVANVMPSDFADVPVTAGYLDSYVQNSFDMGHCASTNEFGQFP
- the LOC107816036 gene encoding trihelix transcription factor ENAP2 — its product is MESQTATPTRPHAGGREDCWSEGATETLIEAWGDRYVRLNRGNLRQKDWKEVADTVNSRQNGVKPQRTDVQCKNRIDTLKKKYKLEKTKSSPSKWPFYNCLDYLIGTNNVSTSPCNRKLTAAITLTVKSSSNPNPNFGAVNYSGSSSRMNSSGSNYSSHDDLPFGSGGRKNKMEYVGLAEETTAYKELARAILRFGEIYERIESTKQQQMVELEKQRMKFTKDLEVQRMNMFMETQLQIERAKRPARHPTLTGK